The Epinephelus lanceolatus isolate andai-2023 chromosome 14, ASM4190304v1, whole genome shotgun sequence region ATCTGATGCTGACACAGCCCCGATTGAGATACCAGACGTTCAACTCCTGTTCTGCATGCTTATTTTTCTAACATCCATCATCACATTTTTCAGAAAAACTCTCAGAACCCGTGGACAGAGGTGATGATCCCTGGCCATCTGAACTCCTACACCATCTCTGGTCTGAAGCCAGGCATCACCTACGAGGGTCAGCTAATCAGTGTGTTGCGGTTTGGAGCCCAGGAGGTCACGCGCTTTGACTTCTCCACCAATTATGGATCACGTGAGTTGAGAATGTTGACAGATCTCATTTACCAACAGTACTGATCATTTTTTTGGCTGCTTTTTCAATGCAGTCTAGTTCAGACATAGGTATTTTTTGTGCATATGCCTTTGTTAGCAAAATACATAATATGGAAGATGAAATTAAAGACAGGGATCTGGAAATGTGCATGCAGCATCTTGAAAGGGAGATGTTCTGTGTGCTCTTTTATTCTGTTCAGGgcctttaattttatttaaccaggaagtcctcACTGagattttaaaacttttttcccCAGAGTGTCCTGGGCAGTGTTGCCAGTTCTGATCTCAGAGGCAGCAAATAGCTAACTCTCTTATTTTccatgtctgtctttctctgcttcTCCTGTAGTTGCGACATCACATGGCGAGACCACCCAGCCTCCGCCTGTGGTTGACATCTCAGAGTCGGTGACCGAAATTACCTCCAGCAGCTTTGTCATCTCCTGGGTTTCCGCCTCTGACACAGTTTCTGGTTTCAGAGTAGAGTATGAGCTCAGTGAGCAGGGACAGGGAACTGGACAACCCCTGGTGCTAGGTAAGAGCAGTTAAGCACATATACAAACTGagctgtatatacatataccaAAATATGCTTGGGTGGGAATGGATGGTGGCAAAAATATTGTGCATTATAATTTGGCCTGATGTCCAAATAATGGACATTATACCAAGATAATACTCTTAATTAAACTGTCTTTATGTGGCTGCTTTAAGTATGAGAGCTGATGTGTTAATGCAGTCTATATTTCTCCTATCAGACTTGCCCCATACAGCTACCTCAGTGAACATTAATGAGCTTCTACCTGGAAGGAAGTACACTATCAACGTCTATGAGGTTACAGACTCCGGAGAGGACAACCTCATTCTCACTACTTCACAAACCACTGGTGAGtaggcacatacacacacacactttctcccaGCTTATATTTTGTTCTTTCCCATTCTCACAAAAATGCTGCTGCTAGCCTCAAATGTTGTTTGAAATCCCAGACCTGCACGCAGCCTAACGAACATGTGCCGGTGGACTATAAATCAAGCGATCCAGTAAAAAAGAGGCAGTGGTTGTAATTTTCCTTCTCACACTTACACCCCATTTTGTTCCACAGCACCTGATGCTCCTGCTGAGCATGAAGTGGAGGAGGTGGGAGAGACTTCCATACAGATCAGCTGGGAAAAACCACTGGCTCCCATCACTGGTATGACACACAGCactgccaaaaaatattctgttGCTACTTTGAACCCCTGCTTCTTCATCTgtgacagtcacacacacacacacacacacacacacacacacacaatgaaccATGTGGTCTCTTCGTCCATGCAGGCTATCGTGTCGTTTACACACCATCAGTAGAAGGTGAAAGCACGGAGCTGACTCTCCCTGACACGGCAACATCTGTGACTCTGAGTGACCTTAAACCTGGGAAGTTGTACAACATCAGTATCTACTCTGTGGAGGACAGCCTGGAGAGTGAGCCTATCTTTGTTCAGGTCAACACCGCTGGAGATCCACTGCCAGGTAAAAAACCTGTGTACTTTGCTAGAGAGCCTCTGTATACCTTTAAAGGTGCAAGTCCTAGTATTTgccaaaacaatgtatttggTGAGAGAAAATTGCTGGCGCTTTAAAAGCATCCACTACCCCTCCAGGAACTACAAAAATGATTAAAGCAAAAATATAGAGAGTCACACACTATGGGAAAGTCTGTCTCTTGTTTCTTTTAGCACCACCAGGAGTTGTTGGGCAGCGGTCTGCCTATTAGGTGATTCTGATCCTTAAATATCCTCATTTGATCCTGTGTCCCCCTGCTCTGCTCTATGTTCAAATGAACTTGACTTATTACTCTTGTCATAAGGGTTCCCTCCAGATCAATCTGCAAGTCATCCTGTGGCGTCGTCACTGATCTATGTAGAAGTTTCCAATTCTTAATACTCAAAGTTTAGAGTTTTCCAATGGAAAGTGAAGTCATTGAGTTCACAGCTGTTGCACTCCTATTCTGCTTGACTGGAGTTATGTAAAACTTTTTAGTCTGCCAGGTCGAACATGCTGTTGGGCCAGTTGAGCAGATGctggaaaagtgtgtgtgtgggtatgtgtgtgcttgtttgtaCAGTCTGTGTGATGGAGTAAAGATGCATGACCTAATTAAGAGTGTGTGCTGCCATCTTCGGACAGACAAGTGAATCCCCCCTCTGCTGTGGCAGATGTAAACTACGACAAATGGACCACGGCTGCTGTCTGCACATAAGCTGTCTGAGCTGCACCCGTCACTGGCTTAGAGTGACGAGTGCAGAGTTGGTGCTGTCATGATAGTTATAATTTAGatgatttataaaatattaaagctCAGAGCTTCCTTAAGGTTCGTGATCAGCTGCACCTGattttctctttcctttccttatTGTCTCATCAAGACTGAtgtctctcttctctttttttttttgctctctgtCCATCTTGTCTTTAATGCTTTTTACTATTTAAAGATGTTGGTGTGTGTCCTGCCATTCAGCCTGTCCAAAATATGAAGCAGTGTTATGGTTCCCTTCTTGTAGAAATTGTGTTACAGACCTAATATGATTATGTATATATAAACAAGTGTGGGCTTTGATCTGCAACATAAATGCAAATGCATCGAATGACGTATCAAAGAGTTCTGTTGGAATCATGTTTTTTAATCACCTGCaagataaaaagataaaatacagCCATGAGGTCAAAGAGATGAATTGAAGTTCCACATACCTTACCTTGTTTAGCAGATCATATTTCAGATATGAACAAGCTAGTTAACCATTTTATTGTCCGTTTAAGGTGGTCTCTGTTAAGGAAGTAAGGGTCTTACACACTGTGAGGAGTTATTTCATCTAAATAGATATTAAAGATTTTAATGTAAAGTTTTTTTCTGTCCACAGAAGAAGTTTCCTCTCCCACAGACCTTCAGTTCTTCGAGGTGTCAGATAAAAAAATTGTTCTGACTTGGACCGGCCCAGCCACCGGTGTCTCAGGTTACCGTGTCACCGCCATGCCTGTCGATGAGTCTGGATCTGCGCAGAGGGAAATGACTCTGCCTGTTAGTCAAAACTCCTACATTGAAGTGTCACATCTACAGCCTGGAACACTGTACCGCTTCAACATCTACACCATTCACAATGGAGAGGAAAGTTTACCACTTATTGGGGAGCAAACTACAAGTGAGTATAACCGATGCCCCTCAGGGAAAtaactgtgcacacacaaatCAGTCTGTGCaaactgatttttatttcacagtgaaatgaattaaactgtttattgttgttCCTCTTTTCAGAGCCTGATGCTCCCACAGATATCCATTTTGCCAATGTCACAGAAGACAGTGCTGTGATGTTGTGGTATGCCCCCCGCGCCAAAATCAGCGGCTACCGTCTCTTCCTGACTGTGGAGGGCTCTAACCCCAAGCAGCTGCGCCTGCCTGCCCGCCTTACTCAGTACACTATCCTCAACCTGAGGCCTGATACAAAGTACACTGCTACGTTACATTCAGAGCAGGAGAACTCTCTGAGTGTGGGAGAGACGGCTGAATTTACCACTAGTAAGTGTCTGATGCATTTACGAATGAGTATAACGAAGTGCGGTCACTGTGCATATTCTGAAAAGATGTATGTGTTTTGGAACTCAGAGTTGTCTAGATTAGGGTTGGACTGATGACTGAATGTTTGTTTGACAAAGTGAGGGTGCAGTTTTATTATTTGGCAGTTTCAAAGAATGGCCAGCTTATAATAAAATTTTAGAAATATTAATAGTAATGGTTTTGCCCCTCAAAATCCAAGATTGGTCATTTAAAGGGATAATTCAGATtttgtatgaggtacttttccacagtcagtgtattacttTGAATTGATGGCAGTTAGCACTCTCCATGTTTGgaaaagcagacaggagtactgccacagaagctcagcaatgtactgctatggacgaaggcagcagcaaaacacatgTTAGCCACACAaaaagtgtatgctatatttagattattttaCTGCTCTACCTTGCCATCATACAGCCCTTCCTGATGGGGGACTGAACTGAAACTAAAATGTGttcatgctttttttaaaaacaccagactccattgacaaaacagtaattttaccttgcagaacacgggagttgctggtctaccgctgccttgatcagatagtttgtgttgttgtttgacttTGGTGAAACTGAACCAACCCTCTAAAGCACCAAAGTCacataacaacacaaacaaactatctGATCGATCCAACTGTAGAACAGCAACTCCCGTGTTCTGCatggtaaaattactgttttgtcaatggagtctggtggctttgaaaagagcataAATACATTTAGTTTCAGTCCACTGACTTaagataagtacctcatatgaCCCcatttcaaaaaatccaaactatctcTTAAAGGTGAGTAGAGAATACTGGCAATATGGATACAGTTAATGCAGTTGAGGGGAAAGATGGTGGGGGTTTATAACTTGACATCTCATGACACAAAAACTTATCAGAATACCTTTACTCTCTGTGTTTGCAGACCCCCCAATGGGTAACGCTCCTCATTTCAGCACTGATGTGACGGACACCTCCATTATAATCTCCTGGACTCCAGTTCCACGTGTTGGATACAAGGTACATTCACTGTTAATACATAACATACAAAGTGTTTTTataccccccccccacacacacacacacacacacacacacacattcatacatctGGTGTTCCCAATTTCTGTCCCCAAAAATGAACAAATGGCCTGTATGATTGTCTTCAGATGCAAATTGTTTCCTGTCGTTTTCTGTGGAAAGCACATTCCAGTTATTCTGGGGTTAGTGTAGGCCACATTTGAGTTAGATAACATGGGAACTACAGACCTCAGGCTTTAAATCTGATTGGTCACAATATGTCAGACTAGAGATGAGAATGTCCTGCTGGCTACCATGTTCTTGGGAAAAcattgacctctgacctttacCTCCTGTACCCCCAATCCATACGTCGCTCTTTGCTGtctctctgacactgtttgCATTTATCTTTCAGCTGACAGTACGTCCCAGTCAGGGCGGAGAGGCCCCCAGAGACGTGACCTCTGACTCAGGAAGCATTTACATTTCTGGTCTGACTCCGGGAGTGGAGTACACCTACAGCGTCCAGCCAGTTATAAACGGCTATGAGCAGGGAACCCCAGTCACACGCCGGGTTGTCACACGTAAGGATAAACTTATAGATACTGACTGTTGTCTTTTCCCTATTCCTATCTGTCTCTTCCTTATGTATCTTTTACACTTATTTCCTTCCTTCTCCTCTGACCCCTCTTGTTCTTCTTTGTCTCCAGCTCTGTCTCCACCTACTGACCTCAACCTTGAGTCTAACCCAAGCACTGGAGAGCTCACAGTCCAGTGGAACGGGGCCAGTACACCAGGTACACACATAGCGACATTCCCAGGTGTGCTTGAAAAACAACGGATTAAGTCACATTGAACACTGCTGTGCTTCTTTTATGTGTTTTGATAAAATTGGAGgttgatttttttctcctctgcatCTTATTGTTcctcatttcttcttctgattTTCTACTCCATGTTAACCTtccttctttttctgtctctctccaagACATCACCGGCTACAGAGTGACATGCACTCCCACCAACGGTCAACAAGGAAACAGTTTGGAGGAGTTTGTGGAGGCAGGGCAGAACTCCTGCACCCTGGAGAATCTCAGCCCAGGAGTGGAATACAACATCAGCGTTGTTACCGTTAAGGACGACATGGAGAGCACTCCTGTATCAACTACCATTACACCAGGTGAGTGAGAGGTCAACTCAGAACCCTGAGGTGTTAATGGGTTTTGACACCATGAGGTATGGAAATTAGTTATCGAGAGCCTGGTGTGATTGTCATAATAATTTTGTAGACAGGTAAAACACACTGTCCCTGTTTTAAGATTAACATATTATGTTGAAAGCTGTAACAATAACACATGAGCTTTCAACATTTAACAGATACTAGCTCTGCTCTATTAGCATCGCTGCTCTAACTTTGCACCAGCAGCTGAGGGACTGTGCAAAACAGCACCAATACTGTTTTGCAGCACTAATCTTATATTGCTTGTGTATATATTAAGAATTTTCAATGGAGATCCTTCATTGAATAGCAGATGTAACCTCACTAGATGGTAATATATACCAGAAAAAGCAGCCCAGCATTAGCTCTTCCACTGGTGTGATATGTTGAATATCTCACCCCACTGGAAGCAGACAATTTTCATTGCTCGCCTTAACCACTGCTCCTGTCTCTTGTCTGCTGGTTTCCTCTTTCTGGCTCTTATGTCCAACaccttccctctccctctgcctctcgtttgtttgctgtttctgttgTCTCCTCCCTTCCCTCCAATCCCCTTTCCATATTCCCAGAAGTCCCACAGCTGACCGACCTCACCTTCAAGGACGTGAGCGACACCACCATCAGTCTCAGCTGGTCACCGCTCAACACCACAGCCATCACTGGTTACAGGATCACTGTGGTTGCAGCTGGCGAGAGTGTACCCATCTTCGAAGACTTCGTTCTGCCAACGACCGGTCAATATACTGTTTACGGACTGGAGCCTGGTATCGACTATGACATTAGTGTAATCACTGTGACGGAGAATGGCGAGAGCGAGCCCACCACAGTCACTCAGCATACCTGTAAGATCCATTTTCTTTCCTACTAATATCATTACATTTTCTTATTGGAAGGGCCATTCAGTTAGAAAAAAGAATACAAAACCATCAACACTATGCTTACAGTAGACAGATAGTGTGACTTGAGTTGCCAGCGAGGGCGTCACAAATCACATTGTGTGTGCTAAGTTATATAATGTATAAGGTTCTCATTAAGCCCAAGACATGGCGCTTCAAAGCAAACCCTTCAAGTTGCTGATGTAATTGTGCAGCATGCTTTGTTGTCAGTTTAATAATGCTCTTCTTGTGTGTACGTGAGGACCATCTGGTTTTAGTTGTGGAGTTTAATCATACTGAGGCTCCTTTTGCCCCCAAATGCAAACACTGCTTGTTCTCTCACTTTTTAAGATGTCGTAAAACTTAAGATAGATTTATACTGActcacacataaaacacagacTCTTCTCTTAAATAGAGGGTAGTGTGAATACTTTTCTCTTTTAGTCATTTCGTTAattacttgtttttttctttatatctATTTTCTCCCCTTATTTGCCTCCTAACTCTTCCATATGATTATTACAATTCTCTGACCACCTTTTACATGAGCAATAAGAAATCTTATCAATGTACGTTTTGAATACACTCTGAATCAAGCTGCTCTGTCTTTTCAACAGCTGTACCAGCACCCACTGATTTGGGCTTTGGCCAGGTTGGGCCAGACAGTATGGAAGTCACCTGGGTCGCTCCTCATGTCCCCAACCCCGCTGACATAAACAGCTTCCTCATTAGGTGCGAGCTCAGtattgtttatttctgcttcaAATGTTATCTTGAGTACAAGCTGATTTTAGTGCACCCACGTGTAAAAAAGGTAACACAGTGGCTTGACGTTGTTGGTGTCCTTATTATTCAGGTATCATCCCATTGACGATGAAGATGACAATACCGAAACCAGCGCAGGAGGCAGGAGTAACAGCGTGGTGCTAAGGAGTAAGTTagagcaaaaacaaagacaacacagtaacacagagacacacaaacaactacatttgtatttatgtcttttttttattccacagaCCTGCTGCCTAACACTGAGTATCTGGTGAgcgtggtgtgtgtgtatgagcagaGGGAGAGCTCACCCGTCGTCGGCACCCAGAAAACAGGTCAGTCTAAGATGTTCTAATTTAACAACAGTGGTGAATCAGTCCAGAAACAGATACTAAATAATGTTATTTTTCAGGGCATAGATGTTTTATATTGCTAGTATTTAGGTGATCTTTTCAAATTATATTTTACCTTTATGATTAAAGACTTTTTCCTTGCTTCCTTCTCTGTACCTTTCAACCTTCTCCAGCTCTGGATTCACCAGTTGGCCTGCGTTTCTCTGAGATCTACACCAACTCCTTCACCATCCACTGGCTCGCTCCCCAGAGCAAAATCACTGGTTACCGTATCCGTTACCAGATGGCCAGCGGCGGGAGGACCAAGGACGAGAGGCTGCCCCCATCCAGGAACCACTTTACCCTGACAGGACTCACCGCAGACACAGAGTACTTAGTCAACATCTTCGCAGTCAGCGGGACCCAGGAGAGCCAGCCGCTCAGTGGGAAACAAAAGACAAGTAAGAAAATCCTGATTCATTTCCTCCAGTTACTCACTGTGTTATCATCATTATGTTGTTTGcttattttttcctctctgacTCTTCACTCTCTCTCCAGTCTCTGATGCTCCCACAGACCTGGAGGTGCTCAACTCATCCCCCACCAGCATTACTGTCCGATGGGACGCCCCACCTGTCACTGTGCGCTACTACAGGATCACTCACGGGGAGAGTGGTGAGTTAGTAATAGAAGTTTAAAAAattgactttatttttgtttttgccaggaaacagttttttttaaagtattctttcttttttgtgtttggagATTCTTGTCAATGTACCTGTTCATCAGTTTATTGAGTGGTGCAAATATTGGCTTTGCTAACATTAATCACATTATCATTCTTTATCCAGGAGGTCACAGTAATCCTAAGGAGTTCACAGTGCCTGGCTCTCAGTCCACTGCTACAATCAATAACCTGAAGCCCGGTACTGACTACACCATCACTGTCTACGCTGTGACTGGCAGAGGAGACAGCCCTGCTTCCAGCACTCCAATCTACGTCATGCACAAGACAGGTACACACACGCAAAGGCAAAACACAGGAAGCATGAGGAAGCAAGATGATCACTAATATGGGTGTCAGTCATTTTCTTTACTTCATCTCTCCATCATCCTCTCCTAGGTGTTGACTCTCCCTCTGATATGGAGGTGATGGATGTGAAGGacaacagtgtcacagtgaggtGGAGCCCTGCCCAGGGCCCAATCAAGGGATACAGGGTGACTGGGGTCCCCAGAGATGGACAGGGACCATCTTTCACTGAGGTGGTTGCTCCAGGTATGATGTTAAACTGCCCAGTATGTGGTGCTCTGTCAATATTTAAAAGCTTTCCTCATTTTTCCCCtcattttagttttgtttaagGAAACTCTAATATTTTTCCTGCTCCTCTTTTCGTTTTCAGACCAGACAGAGATTACTTTCTCAGGACTTATGCCCACAGTAGAGTATGTTTTGAGTGTGTACGCCCTTGGACAAGATGGAGAGAGCTCTCCAATGGTGGTGAATGCTTTAACAAGTAAGGCTTTACACTTTCTCGAGAGATACTTGGGGAATATTGTTTGCCAGACTttcagaaataaaaatacaacctCCTGACCTCTTCCCTTACCTTTCCACCCTTCTCTCTTTTAGATGTAGATCGTCCCAAGGACCTGACCTTCTCAGATATCGACTCCACCTCATTGAGGATCACCTGGGACAGTCCCGAGGGAATAGTCACATCTTACCGGGTCTTGTATTCAAGTTCAGAGGAGGGTGAGAGAGAGCTGCGCCCTGCTCCCAGAGGAGATGCTGAGTCTGCTGTTATCTATGGTCTGCAACCCGGTACTGAATACACTGTAAAGGTCATCGCTCTGCATGATGACACAGCCAGCACACCACTGACCGGGACACAGGCTACAGGTATAGAAGAAATTTAGATCTcggaaaaaacatacaaaaaatataatacagATAGATGCCCATGTTGTCAGTTCTGTCTCCACTAacccttttttattttctgtcctcCTCCCAGCCATCTCATCACCAACCAACCTCCAGTTCTCCCAGGTTAGCCCTACCTCCTTCACTATGCACTGGGATGTGCCGGGTCAGGAAAACCGACTAAATGGCCAAACAGGCCTCACAGGCTACCGTGTGGTGGTGAACCCAAAGAACAAGAGCGGCCCTACCAAGGAGATCAACTTGGCCCCAGACACCACACAGACATACATCCCTGGACTCATGGTGAGTGTGGGTCTGTGAGTCTCAATGAAGGATTCCAGTTTGTTCTGATCTCTTGAAAAGAAATTATAAGTTAATGCAGTAACACTATGGTGTTTTTGCATACTCTAACCTTCTACATTAACAGTAAATTTAAATTAGTTTAAGGTGGTACCTTTTAAATACCAAGTGGTTTCCATTCATGTTGTTAGAGTGTGAAAATGGACTTGCAGCAACGTCCATCGCAATGAATATTGTCCCCTTTTGGCTCTCCATTAGCttgcaacaaaaacagaactaGGAAAAAATGTGCAGTGGTCACTGATTATGTGATGTTTTTTGTATAGCCTAAACCTAGTAATGAATGTGTTACTTAATGCAGAGTTAAAAGGGTAGGTACAATGAGCTTAAGCTTCAGCCTACACCCTTTTGgcctatatattttttctttcgTTTTCCTTTGAATTGAAtgccttgttgttgtttttttctttattatgtgcttccttttgaaaaaaaatgtaaataagagCAGAACTgatttactactactacttataTTATTACAAAGTTATGATTGTAGCTATAGCCAGTATACTTAAACGCAGTGCTGTGGAGACTGTGCAGCACTTAAGTTTCTTTTCCCCTGTCTCTTTTAGGTTGCAACTACCTATGAAGTCCATGTTTACGCCTTGAAAAACTCTCTGACCAGCAGGCCAGTCCAAGGAGAGGTCACCACTCTGGAGAGTGAGTTTGCAACTCGTAAATTATGAATTTCTGATGAATGAATGCAGTGTTTTGATACGTTAAAAACAGAGACATGGTGTTGTTGCAGTAATGCTGCTACAGATAGCTCTTGTAAAAAGCCACTCTTGTGTTTATCCAATCATTAATTGATGTATACTCTCTCACTCTTAGTTTTGTTCCTTCTCATCATGAcattctttctctttcctcaTCTACCTCAAGACATCAGCCCCCCTCGTCGTGTACGCATCTCTGATGTTAACGACTCCTCCATCACCCTGACCTGGCGCTCCAAGACAGAAACCATCTCTGGCTTCCTGGTTGAGGCCACACCAACCACCTCCTCTACAGGCTACATCCCCATTCAAAGGACCATTGGCCCTGACCTGCGTTCATTCACCATCACAGGTACACAAATATGAAAATGTACAAGCATTAATATACACAAAGGTGTGTAGTGCAAGCCCAAAGCTGTGAGAATGTTTAATGTTAAATTGCATATAATATTGTTCAAATGTGACATCAGATTCTTAGTATTACTGCACACAATTCCTCACTAACCTGTCACTGTGCCTTAACTCTCAGGTCTGGAGCCAGGCACCACTTACAAGATCAACATCTATACACTGAAAGGCAATGGACGCAGCGCACCTCTTACACTCACTGCCAGCACAGGTAACCATTAATCTCTATCCAGTTACAGTCAAGAGTAATACATTACTTTGAGTGTGTAATGTTACATCTTTGCCATGATGGCAAGAAATACAGTATATATTGGCGTATGTGTTATATTGAtaacaacagaaatataaatataatgtaGTTGAGGTCGTACGAGTACTCACTTGCTTGTCTGTCTCTTCCAGCCAAACCAGTGGTCATCCCACCCACGAATATCCGCTTCACCTCCCTGAACCCAACCAGCATctctttcacctgggagccatCACGCAGTCCAGGGGTCACTGGGTATTATGTAACCTATGAGGAGGCTGGTGGTTTGCCTCGAGAGGTTATCCCCAGACCCCATGCAGGCCAGAGCTACGCCATCATCAATGGTGAGTGTGAAGCATTAAAATTTACtctacacatacacatagaACATACATACACTGATTAACAAATGTGGCAAATGTTGGTAACTTTTTGTGTAATTGTTGTGTTTGGTCACAGGTCTGAAACCAGGAACAGAGTACGTCATTAAGATTGTCGCGCTGCAGAATGCTTTGAGAAGCACACCTCTAGTGGGCAAAGCCAGAACACGTAAGTATACCCATCATCCACATGATGATGATCTTCAGTTTTGGCTTTTATTAAAGTAAGGATTGCTCCAATGTTGACAATGTTTAATAAATTGTGACAATGTTAAAAGGCAGTTTCTATTCTATCTTTCTCTGTGGGGAGAACGGGACATTTGACATttcttttgctgttgttattcCCAATATCACATACGACTAGTGCGGTAGAACAGTAAAACTAGCTGCTATTAAGTCTTCCCACAAAAATTTtcataaaacaatgaaatacaACATTATGAGGTGTTTTTATATTACCCACGTTTCAGAATGGTGCCAAGAGCTGCACTAATTAGGTGAGGTAATCCGCTGCCTCCACTCGGGGAGAGGACTTCTGATCATGCCTATCTTTCATGATTATTGTAATGAAGAATAATTTTTCTTAGAGccacttttttccccttaaaCTTGTTTTGACTATGTTAGAGATGTAAGCTTTTATAGCAGTAATTGTTTCTGTTGGCAAAAACATTGTTAaagtaataagtaataataTCTACATATTGACCATTGCGTCATGTTTGAGATCTGTGctctgctgccctctgctggcttTTTGTGTAACTGCTACTCATGTAGAATTACAGCATACAGCCTTGGCATTGACTGTTATTTGTAGTATCTCATATTAAACACTGATGTTGAGATGTGGGAAAGCCCTCATGGGAAAATCTGCACTTGTGGATTCTCAGCTAGAGGCTTATCGTTACTTATATTGGGtgtcctgttgaaaaaaaatgtgataaactTGTGTATTGTACGGGCAGGTTGGTGGATTCTGTATTGTTTTAGGAACACAGTGGAATCACCTGCTAAAAATTCAGCTAGTTGGTTCTGTGCATTTGCTTTGTCCTGCTCATGTCTAACAGCTAGCATACATATGTCTTTTGTTCA contains the following coding sequences:
- the fn1a gene encoding fibronectin 1a isoform X1, with translation MSGSTIARVLVALCIGSVVNCMPKVRHRSRRQPQQHQVSSVSQDGCIESGQFYGINDQWERPYLGSTLVCTCHGVAGIKCKSKPEAEERCYDKINQQFYTVGETYERPKDGMIWDCTCIGSGRGKISCTIANRCHEGGASYKIGDTWRRPHETGGYMLECVCLGNGKGEWTCKPVAERCYDNSAGTSYVVGETWEKPYQGWMVVDCTCLGEGSGRITCTSRNRCNDQDTLTSYRIGDTWTKSDVHGHLLQCLCTGNGRGEWKCERHASLHTTGLGTGSRVITNIQPAVYQPASVPVLPQEGPCRSDSGLSYFIGQRWMKNQGTKQMICTCLGSGISCEQWDGPAPVYGGNSGGQPCVFPFVYKGKTYHSCISDGRSDGQLWCSTSSDFDKDQKYSFCTERNVIVATRGGNSNGALCQFPYLYNGRNYTDCTADGRRDGMKWCGTTTDYDGEQRFGFCPMAAHEEVCTASEGVMYRVGDQWDKRHDVLGHMMRCTCVGNGRGEWSCVAYSQLKDQCIVDGLTYEVNQTFTKQHDEGYTMNCTCFGQGRGRWKCDAIDQCQEPETRAFYQIGESWDKVIQGVLYKCYCYGNGIGELSCEPQQSYPGGNRPVQVIITETGNQPNSHPIQWNAPSSAHITQYILKWKVKNSQNPWTEVMIPGHLNSYTISGLKPGITYEGQLISVLRFGAQEVTRFDFSTNYGSLATSHGETTQPPPVVDISESVTEITSSSFVISWVSASDTVSGFRVEYELSEQGQGTGQPLVLDLPHTATSVNINELLPGRKYTINVYEVTDSGEDNLILTTSQTTAPDAPAEHEVEEVGETSIQISWEKPLAPITGYRVVYTPSVEGESTELTLPDTATSVTLSDLKPGKLYNISIYSVEDSLESEPIFVQVNTAGDPLPEEVSSPTDLQFFEVSDKKIVLTWTGPATGVSGYRVTAMPVDESGSAQREMTLPVSQNSYIEVSHLQPGTLYRFNIYTIHNGEESLPLIGEQTTKPDAPTDIHFANVTEDSAVMLWYAPRAKISGYRLFLTVEGSNPKQLRLPARLTQYTILNLRPDTKYTATLHSEQENSLSVGETAEFTTNPPMGNAPHFSTDVTDTSIIISWTPVPRVGYKLTVRPSQGGEAPRDVTSDSGSIYISGLTPGVEYTYSVQPVINGYEQGTPVTRRVVTPLSPPTDLNLESNPSTGELTVQWNGASTPGTHIATFPDITGYRVTCTPTNGQQGNSLEEFVEAGQNSCTLENLSPGVEYNISVVTVKDDMESTPVSTTITPEVPQLTDLTFKDVSDTTISLSWSPLNTTAITGYRITVVAAGESVPIFEDFVLPTTGQYTVYGLEPGIDYDISVITVTENGESEPTTVTQHTSVPAPTDLGFGQVGPDSMEVTWVAPHVPNPADINSFLIRYHPIDDEDDNTETSAGGRSNSVVLRNLLPNTEYLVSVVCVYEQRESSPVVGTQKTALDSPVGLRFSEIYTNSFTIHWLAPQSKITGYRIRYQMASGGRTKDERLPPSRNHFTLTGLTADTEYLVNIFAVSGTQESQPLSGKQKTISDAPTDLEVLNSSPTSITVRWDAPPVTVRYYRITHGESGGHSNPKEFTVPGSQSTATINNLKPGTDYTITVYAVTGRGDSPASSTPIYVMHKTGVDSPSDMEVMDVKDNSVTVRWSPAQGPIKGYRVTGVPRDGQGPSFTEVVAPDQTEITFSGLMPTVEYVLSVYALGQDGESSPMVVNALTNVDRPKDLTFSDIDSTSLRITWDSPEGIVTSYRVLYSSSEEGERELRPAPRGDAESAVIYGLQPGTEYTVKVIALHDDTASTPLTGTQATAISSPTNLQFSQVSPTSFTMHWDVPGQENRLNGQTGLTGYRVVVNPKNKSGPTKEINLAPDTTQTYIPGLMVATTYEVHVYALKNSLTSRPVQGEVTTLENISPPRRVRISDVNDSSITLTWRSKTETISGFLVEATPTTSSTGYIPIQRTIGPDLRSFTITGLEPGTTYKINIYTLKGNGRSAPLTLTASTAKPVVIPPTNIRFTSLNPTSISFTWEPSRSPGVTGYYVTYEEAGGLPREVIPRPHAGQSYAIINGLKPGTEYVIKIVALQNALRSTPLVGKARTQPVTDDQLLVPELPQLPVPHRPTTDILDVPESFNDKIFDTNHVHLAGTSGQNQPGQQGQHIYTEYQSLGPNHGLHGPFSGPREGQRPTLREPLIYIPVAGPDGHRIPLVKVSDGPLPGLAFGFPDNETDLPQEAQTVTTISWSGVPHTSEYEVSCNPITHVEEGGFQMRLPGTSNSATLIGLTSGASYNVVVEALRGEAKEKVLEEVVTVGNAVPGDIPITTNRDVCYDTFTQTYQEVGSEWERMSETGFKLWCRCLGLGSGHFRCDSSKWCHDNNNNYRIGEKWDRQAENGHMMSCTCLGNGKGEFKCEPHESTCYDNGKMYQVGNQWQKEYQGAICTCTCYGGQQGWRCENCRRPGGHTDVEADLLQPVHSDVFDRYRENALRKLNIQCPIECLRPELLADAQNPSD